From Daucus carota subsp. sativus chromosome 6, DH1 v3.0, whole genome shotgun sequence:
CCCACGCCTAAGCAACCGGCTGATCCGGTCACTGTGAGGACGCTTCTGAACCAGGCTGGCTCTGGGGCGAGTTCGGTGCATTCCAGGCTAAATGCGCTGAGGCGGCTCAGAGGACTCGCTCGTGACTCGGATAAGAACAAGGCGGTGATTTCCACGACTAGAGCGAGGGAGATTTTGTTGTCGATTGTGTTCTGTGATGTGCGTTCTGATGTCACGGAGTTGAATCTCGAGGCGCTCGCGATTGTTTCGATGTTTTCGTTATCGGAATCGGAGTGTTTGTTTGTAGCGGCGGATTTGGAGAAAGTTTCGTATCTCGTGTCTCTTTTGTTTCATAATTCGATTGATGTACGAGTTAACTCAGCTGCGTTGATTGAGATTGTCATCGCCGGAACTAGATCGCCGGATATCCGATCGGAGATCGGCAAAGTCGACGGGATTTTTTACGGCGTCATCGGAATTTTGAAATATCCTTTATCGTATCCTCGAGCATTGAAAATCGGGATTAAGACACTGTTCGCTCTGTGCTTGGTGAAGCAACACCGTCACAACGCCGTCGTCGCCGGCGCCGTGGAGGCTTTAATCGATAGACTACCGGACTTCGAGAAGTGCGACGCGGAGAGAGCATTAGCTACAGTTGAACTACTTTGTAGAATTCAATCAGGTTGCGCGGCGTTTGCGGAGCACGCGCTGACGGTGCCGTTGTTAGTGAAGATAATTCTGAAGATTTCCGATCGCGCGACGGAGTATGCCGCCGGAGCTCTGTTATCGCTTTGTTCGGAATCGGAGCAGTGCCAGCGTGACGCCGTGGCGGCGGGCGTGTTGACTCAGTTGTTATTACTTGTACAGAGTGAGTGCACGGAGCGAGCCAAGAGGAAAGCGCAAATGCTTTTGAAATTGCTTAGGGATTCCTGGCCGGATGACTCCATCGGGAATTCTGATGATTTTGGGTGCAGCGACGTCGTTCCCTTTTGAGGAAATGGCTATTCCTATTAGTGCAGAGCCTGATTATTCATTCTTCTTGTCTTTTTGGTTTCTATTTTTGTAATTTCAGGTCAAAATGAGATTATAGAGGGATTAAAGTAATTGA
This genomic window contains:
- the LOC108225748 gene encoding U-box domain-containing protein 26; protein product: MPGSFELEPLDVGLIQIPYYFRCPISLELMRDPVTVSTGQTYDRTSIESWVATGNTTCPVTRAPLSDFTFIPNHTLRRLIQEWCVANRAYGVQRIPTPKQPADPVTVRTLLNQAGSGASSVHSRLNALRRLRGLARDSDKNKAVISTTRAREILLSIVFCDVRSDVTELNLEALAIVSMFSLSESECLFVAADLEKVSYLVSLLFHNSIDVRVNSAALIEIVIAGTRSPDIRSEIGKVDGIFYGVIGILKYPLSYPRALKIGIKTLFALCLVKQHRHNAVVAGAVEALIDRLPDFEKCDAERALATVELLCRIQSGCAAFAEHALTVPLLVKIILKISDRATEYAAGALLSLCSESEQCQRDAVAAGVLTQLLLLVQSECTERAKRKAQMLLKLLRDSWPDDSIGNSDDFGCSDVVPF